From Bacteroides uniformis:
GAAGCCGTCTTCAAGGCTCCGGTTTCGAGGATTACCTTCATGTGGTGCTCTTTGCAGGTTGCTTTGAGTTCTTGTATCTCCTCGCACATGCCTTCATAGTCTCCCGCCAGGAACTTGCCCACCGAAATAACGATGTCTATTTCATCGGCGCCTTCCATCAGTGCCATGGCAGTTTCTGCCACTTTCACTTCAATGAAAGTCTGGGAGGAGGGGAAACCTGCTGATACACAAGCTATTTTTACATCTTCCACTTCCAGCGTGTCTTTTACGACTTCTGCAAAATTGGGGTATACACAGATGGCTGCCACATTCTTCAGGTCGGGGAACTCTTCGTCGAATTTATTCACTTTCTGGGTGAATTTCATGACACTTTCGTCGCTGTCCGTACTGTTCAGTGTGGTGAGGTCAATGCAGTTGAAAAGGAATTTCTTTACCTCCGGCGTGTTGTTTGCCGGCACTTTCTCTGCAATGATTCTGGCAGCTTGTGCAGCTATTTCCGCATCATCCAGTTGGGTGTTGTACTTTGCCAGGGCGGCGTCATACTTACTCTGGGTAGGCTCATTCTTCTCCATGGTCTTTCAATTTAGGGTTATTGATATGTCTTGTCTGGTCACGTCTGGTTTTCTTCTCGAAGTTGCGGCAGAAGGCGTCTGTCAGGTTCACTCCGGTCTGGTTCGCAAGGCAGAGAAGTACCCAAAGAACATCTGCCATCTCATCGTCGAGATTGTCTTTTTCTCCTTTCTTGAAGGATTGGTCGCCATACTTGCGTGCCATGACGCGGGCAAGTTCGCCCACTTCTTCGGTCAGTATCGCCATATTGGTGAGTTCGCTGAAATAGCGCACTCCGTATTCCTTTATCCAGGAATCCACTTGTTTCTGTGCTTCTTCTAACGTCATTATTCCTTGTTTTTTGTATCTATACAGATGGTCACGGGGCCATCGTTCATCAGTTCTACTTTCATATCGGCACCAAATTCGCCGGTACCTATTTCTTTACCTAATGCTAAACTCAGTTCCCGGCAGAATTGTTCGTACAGCGGGACGGATATTTCCGGCCGTGCTGCCCGTATGTAGGAGGGACGGTTGCCTTTCTTGGTGGAGGCGTGGAGGGTGAACTGGCTGATAACCAGTATCTCGCCGTCTGCTTCAAGAATGGATTTGTTCATTACGCCGTTTTCGTCATCGAAAATGCGCAGATTGACTATCTTCTTGCAAAGCCAGTCAATATCTTCTTTTCCATCGGATTCTTCGATGCCTACGAGTATCATGAGGCCCTTTCCAATGGAGGCTTTGCAGGTTCCGTTGATGGTGACGGAAGCGTGTCCGGCACGTTGTATCACTACTCTCATGTTGTTTTTGTCTTTTTGAGGGGACAAAGTTACGAATTAATTCGTTGTGTGCATGGCTTTGCAGGCTGATTTATCAGTCATTATTTCTCTGAGAAATAGGTCTGGATGATTTTGGCTTTCGCTTCTCCCACCACGGCGGCAAGCTCCTCGGCAGATGCTTCGCGGATACGCTTCACGCTTTTGAACTCCTTGAGCAACGCGCTTTTCGTCTTTTCACCGATACCTTTTATCTCGTCCAGTGCGGAGGCAATCTGCCGTTTGCTGCGCTTGTCGCGGTGGAAGGTAATGGCGAAGCGGTGCACTTCATCTTGAATCTGCGTCAGCAGTCGGAAGAGGGGGGTGTTCTGTTTCAATCCGATGGTCTGGGGAGGGTAGCCATACAATAGCTCGGAAGTGCGATGTTTGCCATCTTTGGCAAGTCCGGCGATGGGGATGTTCAGGCCAAGCTCGTCTATCACCTCTTTTACGGCGCTCATTTGCCCTTTTCCACCGTCGGTGATAAGAAGGTCGGGCAGGGGTGCTTTCTCTTCTATAGCGCGCTGATAGCGCCGTTTTACGACCTCTTTCATGGAGGCATAGTCATCCGGTCCCTCTACGGTCTTGATATTGTACTTGCGGTAATCCTTCTTGGAAGGTTTCCCCTTGACGAAGACCACGCACCCGGCCACGGGGTCGGAACCCTGGATGTTGGAGTTGTCGAAACATTCTATCTGCATGGGCAGGCGGTCCAGGTGTAGCTCTTGCTGTATCTCTTTCAGCAGGCGCACGGTCCGTTGCTCCGGATTCAGCTTTTCGGCTTGCTTCAGGCGGTCGGCTTTGTACTGCTTCACATTGAGGATGGAGAGTTCCAGCAGTTTCTTTTTGTCTCCCCGTTGCGGGATGGTAAAGACGACATCTTTCAGCTCCATATCCAGTTCAAAAGGCACGATGATTTCACGAGAAAGGCTCTTGTATCTTTCCCGCATTTCGATGATGCCGAGAGAGAGCAGTTCTTCTTTGCTCTCATTCAATCGTTTCTTGTATTCAAAGGTGAAAGCCTGGTTGATGGCACCGTTCGTAATGTGTAGGTAGTTGACGAAAGCGGACTTTTCATCGCTGTCTTCCTCGATGGAGAACACGTCGATATTGTGCAGCACGTTGCTTACCACTTCCGATTTCGCCCGGTAGTTTTCCAGCAGCAGGTATTTCTTCTTTATCTTCTGTGCTTCTTCAAACTTCATTTCGGCTGCCAGTTCCTGCATTTGCTGGAAAAGCATCCGTTCTATCTCCTGGGTATTCCCTTTGAGTATTTCCTTGATTTCAGCGATGTTTTTCAGATACTCTTCCTGGCTTTGCTTCCCGATGCAAGGTCCTGCACAGTTCTTGATGTGGTATTCCAGGCAAACATTGAACTTTCTGGCACGTATGTTTTCCGGAGAGAGGTTCAGGTGGCATGTACGCAAAGGGTACAGATGCTTGATGAGGTCGAGTAATGCGTACATGGAAGGTATATGGCTGTAAGGGCCATAATAGGAGGAACCGTTACGGATTATCTTCCGGGTTCTGAATACACGTGGAAAGTATTCGTTCTGCACGCAGATGCTGGGATACGTCTTGTCGTCTTTCAACAGTACGTTGTAGCGAGGCTTGTATTTCTTGATAAGATTGTTTTCCAGCAATAGCGCGTCTTCTTCCGTATTCACCACGATATATCGGATATCTGCAATCTTGCTGACCAGCACCCTCGTCTTTCCCGGTTCGTGCTCCCGGTTGAAGTAGGAAGACACTCTTCGCTTCAGATTCTTTGCCTTTCCTACATATATAATAGTCCCTTCGGTATTCAGATATTGGTAAATACCGGGACTTTCGGGAAGGTTGGATACAATCCCTTTGAGGTAGTCGTTAGTTCTGAGTTCTTCCATAATACCGACGTTTCACCACAGATTACACAGATTAGCGCAGATTTCTCTTTGATAAAACTGTGTTTTGTGGTGGATAAATAATCTGTGTTAATCTGTGTAATCTGTGGTGAAATATGAAATGGCTAAAGCGACAGCACAGCCTCCACTTCCACATCATCTCCAAACACATCCTTGCCATGAAGCTCTTTCAGCTCGATGATGAAGTTTACATACACTTTCTTGGGGTTCATCTGTTTCACCAGTTTGCAGGCGGCTTCCATTGTTCCACCGGTTGCCAGCAAGTCGTCGTGTAGCAATACTACATCGTCTTCATTGATGGCATCCTTGTGCATCTGCACGGTGTCTTTGCCATATTCTTTATCATAGCTTTCTTCAATGGTTTCTGCAGGAAGCTTTCCCGGCTTGCGGATAGGTACGAAGCCTGCCCCCAGTCTGGTGGCGAGAATGGGGCCCATAATGAATCCTCTTGATTCTATACCCACTACTTTGGTGATGCCTTTGTCTTTATACATCTCGTATAGTGTGTCCGAGAGTTCCTGCAAGGCGGTAGGCTCCTTGAACAAGGTAGTTACATCGTAGAATAGAATTCCCGGAATGGGGAAGTCGGGTATTTCTCGGATGCTTTTGGTAAGAGTTTCTTTGCTCATAATCAGTTTATTTAATACGTTTATTGAATTCTTTGTTTCACGTGGAACTTTGCGCTCTATCGTCCGCAAAGTACCAGTAGCACGTTGATGTCGCTTGGAGATACTCCCGGAATCCGACTCGCTTGGGCTATTGTTTCCGGATCTATCTTCATCAGCTTCTGTCTAGCTTCGGTAGAAAGGGATTGAATGGAATTATAGTCAAACTTACCTTTTATCTTGATGCTTTCCAATCTTGCCAATTTATCCGCAATAATCCGTTCGCGTCCGATGTATCCCTCGTACTTGATGAGTATTTCTGCAGCTTCTACAATTTCTTCCTTTCTATCGGATATTTTATCCAGTTCTCGTTTAAAGGCACTGACGTGTTCGGCAATGTTCTCAATCGTTATCTGCGGACGGTTTATCAAATCTATCAATTTGCATCCTTGGCGCAGTGGAGTTGTGCCGAGCTGCTCCAATACCGGATTGATTAATGCCGGTTTCATCGAGTAATTCCGCGCGAAGTCTATAATCCGGTTCACGGCTTCACGTTTTTCTGTCAGCAGCTTGTACCGCTCTTCCTTGGCGAGTCCCAGCTTCCAGGCTTTTTCCGTGAGTCGCATGTCCGCATCATCCATACGGAGCAGGATGCGATATTCGGCACGGGAAGTAAACATACGGTAAGGCTCGTCCACACCTTTTGTTACCAAGTCATCGATTAAAACGCCGATATATGCTTCATCCCTTGCAAGGGTGAACGGTTCTCCACCGTGGCAATTGATGTGGGCGTTGATACCTGCCATGATTCCTTGTCCAGCTGCTTCCTCGTAACCGGTTGTTCCGTTTACTTGTCCGGCAAAGAACAGATTCTTTATATTCTTCGTTTCCAGCGTATGTTTCAGTTGGGTGGGGTCAAAGAAGTCGTATTCGATGGCATAGCCCGGGCGGTAGATGACGAGGTCTCTGAACGCCGGTATCTTTTTCAATGCTGCAATCTGGATGTTCATGGGCAATGAAGAAGAGAATCCATTCAAGTAGAGCTCTTGGGTTGTTTCCCCTTCGGGCTCCAGGAAAAGCTGGTGCTGCGGTTTGTCGGGGAAAGTCACAATCTTGGTTTCTATACTGGGGCAATAACGTGGGCCGATACTTTGGATTTGTCCGTTGAAAAGGGGAGAATCCGGCAGACCTTCCTGCAGGATGCGGTGTGCTTCTTCGTTGGTGAAGCAGGTCCAGCAAGGGAGCTGTTTCAAATGGCGTACATGAGTGTCCATGAACGAGAACTTGTGGAAGTCACATTCTCCGTCTTGGATTTCCATATCCTCATAATGCACGCTGCGTCCATCTATGCGTACGGGGGTTCCCGTCTTCATGCGTCCAAAGGTGATGCCATGCTTTGCGATGGATTCGGTTAATTGGTAGGATGCAGGTTCTGCCATACGTCCACCTGGAAGCATGGTACGTCCCACGTGCATCAGTCCATTGAGGAAAGTTCCTGCGGTGAGTACTACACATTTGGCATGGAACGTTACTCCCCATAATGTGACTACTCCCGTAATCTCACCGTTTTCAACGAGGATTTCCTGCACGGTATCCTGCCAGATATGCAGGTTGGGGATATTTTCCAGTATCTCTCTCCATGCCCAGATGAATTTGTTGCGGTCGCACTGCGCGCGCGGACTCCACATAGCGGGACCTTTGGAACGGTTCAGTATACGGAACTGTATGGCTGTCTGGTCTGTCACCAATCCCATATATCCTCCCAAGGCGTCTATTTCGCGTACTATCTGTCCTTTGGCGATGCCTCCCACTGCCGGGTTACAACTCATCTGTCCGATTTTGTTCATATCCATTGTGATAAGACAAGTCTTCGAACCCAGGTTTGCAGCAGCGGCAGCGGCTTCGCATCCTGCGTGTCCGGCGCCGATTACAATAACGTCATACTTAAACTCCATTCGTTCAGTGTATTTTAAAACTGTGCAAAGTTACGAAAAAAGTTGTATGCCGGGACGTGTCATATCTTAAAATCCGGATATATCTTCTTTGGCATTGCTTATATTTCCGTATCCAGCATCATACTTATTGCTTGGAATGCTTAGACTATAGACATATTGCTTGTATTTGGCTTAAAATACAATCAAAATGAAGCTTTTTGAATACTATTGCTTTTCTTTTTGAAAAAGATACATACCTTTGCAGCGTTTGGATATTAAAAAGTGTTTTGATTGACTAATTTTAAGGAAGAGAAGCATGAGAAAGAAATTCTTCTTGTTAATCATTGTCTGCCTGGTTATGGGGGCAGGAGTGATGGCTCAGACGTCTACGGTCTCGGGAACAGTATTTGCCGAGGACAACAATGAGCCGATTATTGGGGCATCGGTATTGGTGAAGGGTACAACGCTGGGGGCCGTGACCGATATCGAAGGTAAATTTACAATCTTGAATGTGCCGGGCACGGCAAAGACAGTGATTGTCTCTTTTGTAGGTATGCAGAAAGTAGAAGCTGCCATAAAGCCTGCTATGAAGGTGGTGCTGAAATCGGATTCGGAACTGCTGGATGAAGTGATGGTGGTGGCTTACGGCACGGCCAAAAAGAGCAGCTATGCAGGTTCGGCTTCTTTAGTGAAAGCGGATGCGCTGAAAGACATTCCGACGACCAGCTTTGAAAACGCGTTGAACGGTAAAGTGGCGGGCTTGCAACTGACGAATAATTCCGGCCAGGCGGGTTCCGCACCGGCCATCCGCATCCGTGGCATAGGTTCTATGAATGCCGGGAATGAACCGTTGTATGTAGTGGACGGTGTTCCGGTCTCTTCGGGCAATACGGGGCAGATGAGCGGTGAGCTCTATTCTACCAACAACATCATGAATACGTTGAACCCGGAAGACATCGAATCTATTTCTGTATTGAAAGATGCGGCGGCCAGCTCGCTTTATGGGTCGCGTGCGGCAAACGGCGTCATTCTGATTACTACCAAAAAAGGACAGATTGGCAAGCCGGTGGTGACGCTGAAAGCCGAAGTGGGCTTCACGCCCTGCTGGGCAACGGACAACTATGAAACGGCCAGCGTACAGGAGAATGTGAATATGCTCTACACCGTATTTCACGATGCCCGTACAAGCGGTAAGGGCGAAACGGACGAAAAGGCGGCAGCCTATGCCATAGGCCAGTTGAACAGCCGTTTCAACAAACATGGCTACCAATTTACCACAAATGGTACGGGAGCTTACGAGAACGTCAATATCCTTGAGTACGACAACTCCGGGCGTGGAGGCAAATACTACGATTGGGACAAGGCATATTTCCGTACCGCCATTTATCAGACCTACGATATGTCCGTCAGTGGTGCTACGCAGAATACCAACTATTACACTTCCCTTTCCTATACCCAGGACGAAGGACGTTTGAAGATGAACAGCTTCGACCGTGTTTCCGGTCGCCTGAACCTCACCCAGAAGGTGGGGAAATTCCTTGAACTGACCACTAATGCCAGCCTGGCGCGTACCAAGAAAAGCGGTTATAATGATACACGCAACACGGGCAGCAATTACTTCATGCAGACCCGTAACTTGCTGTGGGGACTCTACTGGCCCACTGATTACAAGACCGGCGAGCTCTGGACCGAACGTTACGGTAGCTACGCCTACAATGGACTTTATTATGACAAAGAGTGGGAGAACGGTTCTACCAGTACCAAAATCATGGCTGCGGAGACGCTCACCCTGCATCTGATGCCGGGCCTGGACCTTCGTTCTATCTACTCTTACGACAATACTACTGTAAAAGACCATATCTATTACAGTGCCAATCACTATAAAGGCTCGGCAGACAATGGGAATGTCAACGAATACCGTACTACATACGAGAAGATGGTTACCTCCACTACCGCCAATTATACCGGCACCTTCGACAAACACACAGTTGGCACCATGGTGGGTTTCGAAGCGGAGAAGAACAAGACAGACTATGTGCGTGCCACAGGAAGCAATCTTGCGGTCAGCACCATTCATACAGTTTCTACTGCCGGAACGCAGACTTCTGCCGGATATTCCTGGGGAAACTCGATGGTGTCCGTGCTCTCCAAGTTGGATTATAATTACGATGAACGCTACTTCATTTCCGGTTCTTACCGCCGCGACGGTTCTTCCCGGCTCAGCAAGCAGGAACGTTGGGGAAACTTCTGGTCAGTGGCAGGAGCGTGGAACATCATGCGCGAGGGTTTTATGAGCAAATATTCTTTCCTGAGCAACCTGCGTATACGTGCCTCTTATGGTATTAACGGTACGCTGCCTTCGGACAATTACGGCTATATGAGCTTGATGAGCTATACCAGTAAGTACATGGGTAACCCGGGCGGTACAATCACTACCGTCACCAATGACAAGCTGTCTTGGGAGACGAGCTACAACACGAATGTGGGTATCGACTTCGGCTTCTTCGGCCAGCGTCTGCGCGGTACGGTGGAATACTTCAACCGTGATTCGAAGAACCTGCTCCAGGATGTTCCCATTTCGATGGTTACGGGATTTTCCTCTACGTTGCGGAACGTAGGATGCATCAACAACCATGGGGTAGAGGTGGAGTTGAGTGGTGACATCATTGATAGTAAAGGATGGTTATGGAGTGCCGGTGTCAACGCAACCTTCCTCCGTTCTGAGGTGAAAGAGTTGTATGGCGGTGCGGACATTATCTGGTACGACCCCACCAGTAGCGACAGCCGTGCGCAATATGTATACCGGGAAGGTCAGTCCACGCTGGCTTTCTATGGATACGAATGGGCAGGTGTGGACAAGACCAACGGCAAGAACGTCTACTATGTAAATGACCCCAAGAATGGCAAGGCCGGAGATTTTGAGTATAACGGACGCGGAGCTACTTATGACTATAACAATGCCAACTACACCATCATCGGCAATGCCGTTCCCAAAGTGTATGGGGGCATCAATACCTCGGTCTCCTACAAAGGCATAGCCCTTTCGTTGGGCTTTACCTATAAGATAGGAGGAGACTTGTACGATGGAGCCTACATGGATGTGGCCGACGACGGTTATTATTGGGAGCGTATCCGTGCTAAAAGCTACTACAACAACCTTTGGACGCCAGACCATACGAACGGTACAGAGCCCCGTATTGAAGGTGTAGACCTCGATGACCCGCAACAATACAGCAGCCGCCACTTGTTCAATGCCAGTTATCTGCGCTTGAAGAATCTCTCATTGGCCTATACGCTGCCCAAAGCCATGACCCGCAAGGCTTTCATCGAGAATGCCCGCCTTTTCTTCACTGCCAGCAACCTTTGGACAATAGCCAAATACAAGGAGGCAGACCCCGAAGTGAGCGAATACGGCACACGTGGTTGGGAAACCCCTATCGGAAAAACGTTTGTCGTTGGCGTTGAATTGAAATTTTAATGAACTGGAGGAACTAACAATGAAAAAGATATATCATTTATTGGCACTTGTGATACTTGGTGCCTTTACATTCACTTCGTGTGACGATTTTCTGGATATGCAGCCCACCAACTCCGGAAATGCAGAAGGTGCTGTCGGTACGGTAGCCGATGCGCAGGTGGTTATCAACGGTGTGATGAGTGCGATGACCTCATCGTCCTATTACGGCAGAAACCTTTTTATGTACGGTGATGCCAAGGGCGGTGACCTCACGATTTTTGCTGCCGGACGCGGACTGGATGCATTCTATACGTTCAACCACACTTCCAACAGCAATACTTATTCCGGTTTCTGGAGCCGTGGATATTACTGCATTCTGCAGGTCAACACCTTGTTGAGCAACATTGAGAAGCTGGAAGAATCGGGCAGTATGGAAGACTTTTCCGAAGCCAAAGGGCAGGCGTTGACTCTGAGGGCGCTGTTCTATTTCGATTTGGTCCGTCTCTACGGGCTTCCTTACAATTACAACAAGACCTCTTATGGAGTTCCCAATGTAACCGAGCCGCTTACGGTGAACGCCCAGCCCACCCGTGCTACTGTGGAGGAGAACTATCGCCAGATTCTGCAGGACTTGTCGGACGGGGCGGCCCTGCTTGCCAAGAAGAAGACAAAGCAGAGCGGATATGCGGACTATTACACCAACATAGCCCTGCAAGCGCGTGTGAAACTCTATATGGAAGATTATGACGGTGCTTTGAACGCTGCCTGGGAGATTATAGAAAGCGGTGTGTACAAACTGTATGAGCCTGCCGATTGGACGGCTTCCTGGAGCAAGCAGTTTGGTTCCGAGTCCATCTTTGAGCTGGGCATCACCACTGAGGAATCAGACCTGGGAACTTCTTCTTTGGGCTTTTACCTGATGCGCTACGGACAGTTGAAGAATGCCATGGGCTGGTATCTTGCCAG
This genomic window contains:
- the deoC gene encoding deoxyribose-phosphate aldolase, with amino-acid sequence MEKNEPTQSKYDAALAKYNTQLDDAEIAAQAARIIAEKVPANNTPEVKKFLFNCIDLTTLNSTDSDESVMKFTQKVNKFDEEFPDLKNVAAICVYPNFAEVVKDTLEVEDVKIACVSAGFPSSQTFIEVKVAETAMALMEGADEIDIVISVGKFLAGDYEGMCEEIQELKATCKEHHMKVILETGALKTASNIKKASILSIYSGADFIKTSTGKQQPAATPEAALVMCQAIKEYHELTGIKVGFKPAGGINCVNDALIYYTIVKEVLGEEWLNNELFRLGTSRLANLLLSEIKGEEMKFF
- a CDS encoding nucleotide pyrophosphohydrolase codes for the protein MTLEEAQKQVDSWIKEYGVRYFSELTNMAILTEEVGELARVMARKYGDQSFKKGEKDNLDDEMADVLWVLLCLANQTGVNLTDAFCRNFEKKTRRDQTRHINNPKLKDHGEE
- the dtd gene encoding D-aminoacyl-tRNA deacylase, whose translation is MRVVIQRAGHASVTINGTCKASIGKGLMILVGIEESDGKEDIDWLCKKIVNLRIFDDENGVMNKSILEADGEILVISQFTLHASTKKGNRPSYIRAARPEISVPLYEQFCRELSLALGKEIGTGEFGADMKVELMNDGPVTICIDTKNKE
- the uvrC gene encoding excinuclease ABC subunit UvrC; translation: MEELRTNDYLKGIVSNLPESPGIYQYLNTEGTIIYVGKAKNLKRRVSSYFNREHEPGKTRVLVSKIADIRYIVVNTEEDALLLENNLIKKYKPRYNVLLKDDKTYPSICVQNEYFPRVFRTRKIIRNGSSYYGPYSHIPSMYALLDLIKHLYPLRTCHLNLSPENIRARKFNVCLEYHIKNCAGPCIGKQSQEEYLKNIAEIKEILKGNTQEIERMLFQQMQELAAEMKFEEAQKIKKKYLLLENYRAKSEVVSNVLHNIDVFSIEEDSDEKSAFVNYLHITNGAINQAFTFEYKKRLNESKEELLSLGIIEMRERYKSLSREIIVPFELDMELKDVVFTIPQRGDKKKLLELSILNVKQYKADRLKQAEKLNPEQRTVRLLKEIQQELHLDRLPMQIECFDNSNIQGSDPVAGCVVFVKGKPSKKDYRKYNIKTVEGPDDYASMKEVVKRRYQRAIEEKAPLPDLLITDGGKGQMSAVKEVIDELGLNIPIAGLAKDGKHRTSELLYGYPPQTIGLKQNTPLFRLLTQIQDEVHRFAITFHRDKRSKRQIASALDEIKGIGEKTKSALLKEFKSVKRIREASAEELAAVVGEAKAKIIQTYFSEK
- a CDS encoding adenine phosphoribosyltransferase; this translates as MSKETLTKSIREIPDFPIPGILFYDVTTLFKEPTALQELSDTLYEMYKDKGITKVVGIESRGFIMGPILATRLGAGFVPIRKPGKLPAETIEESYDKEYGKDTVQMHKDAINEDDVVLLHDDLLATGGTMEAACKLVKQMNPKKVYVNFIIELKELHGKDVFGDDVEVEAVLSL
- the mnmG gene encoding tRNA uridine-5-carboxymethylaminomethyl(34) synthesis enzyme MnmG, translating into MEFKYDVIVIGAGHAGCEAAAAAANLGSKTCLITMDMNKIGQMSCNPAVGGIAKGQIVREIDALGGYMGLVTDQTAIQFRILNRSKGPAMWSPRAQCDRNKFIWAWREILENIPNLHIWQDTVQEILVENGEITGVVTLWGVTFHAKCVVLTAGTFLNGLMHVGRTMLPGGRMAEPASYQLTESIAKHGITFGRMKTGTPVRIDGRSVHYEDMEIQDGECDFHKFSFMDTHVRHLKQLPCWTCFTNEEAHRILQEGLPDSPLFNGQIQSIGPRYCPSIETKIVTFPDKPQHQLFLEPEGETTQELYLNGFSSSLPMNIQIAALKKIPAFRDLVIYRPGYAIEYDFFDPTQLKHTLETKNIKNLFFAGQVNGTTGYEEAAGQGIMAGINAHINCHGGEPFTLARDEAYIGVLIDDLVTKGVDEPYRMFTSRAEYRILLRMDDADMRLTEKAWKLGLAKEERYKLLTEKREAVNRIIDFARNYSMKPALINPVLEQLGTTPLRQGCKLIDLINRPQITIENIAEHVSAFKRELDKISDRKEEIVEAAEILIKYEGYIGRERIIADKLARLESIKIKGKFDYNSIQSLSTEARQKLMKIDPETIAQASRIPGVSPSDINVLLVLCGR
- a CDS encoding SusC/RagA family TonB-linked outer membrane protein, producing MRKKFFLLIIVCLVMGAGVMAQTSTVSGTVFAEDNNEPIIGASVLVKGTTLGAVTDIEGKFTILNVPGTAKTVIVSFVGMQKVEAAIKPAMKVVLKSDSELLDEVMVVAYGTAKKSSYAGSASLVKADALKDIPTTSFENALNGKVAGLQLTNNSGQAGSAPAIRIRGIGSMNAGNEPLYVVDGVPVSSGNTGQMSGELYSTNNIMNTLNPEDIESISVLKDAAASSLYGSRAANGVILITTKKGQIGKPVVTLKAEVGFTPCWATDNYETASVQENVNMLYTVFHDARTSGKGETDEKAAAYAIGQLNSRFNKHGYQFTTNGTGAYENVNILEYDNSGRGGKYYDWDKAYFRTAIYQTYDMSVSGATQNTNYYTSLSYTQDEGRLKMNSFDRVSGRLNLTQKVGKFLELTTNASLARTKKSGYNDTRNTGSNYFMQTRNLLWGLYWPTDYKTGELWTERYGSYAYNGLYYDKEWENGSTSTKIMAAETLTLHLMPGLDLRSIYSYDNTTVKDHIYYSANHYKGSADNGNVNEYRTTYEKMVTSTTANYTGTFDKHTVGTMVGFEAEKNKTDYVRATGSNLAVSTIHTVSTAGTQTSAGYSWGNSMVSVLSKLDYNYDERYFISGSYRRDGSSRLSKQERWGNFWSVAGAWNIMREGFMSKYSFLSNLRIRASYGINGTLPSDNYGYMSLMSYTSKYMGNPGGTITTVTNDKLSWETSYNTNVGIDFGFFGQRLRGTVEYFNRDSKNLLQDVPISMVTGFSSTLRNVGCINNHGVEVELSGDIIDSKGWLWSAGVNATFLRSEVKELYGGADIIWYDPTSSDSRAQYVYREGQSTLAFYGYEWAGVDKTNGKNVYYVNDPKNGKAGDFEYNGRGATYDYNNANYTIIGNAVPKVYGGINTSVSYKGIALSLGFTYKIGGDLYDGAYMDVADDGYYWERIRAKSYYNNLWTPDHTNGTEPRIEGVDLDDPQQYSSRHLFNASYLRLKNLSLAYTLPKAMTRKAFIENARLFFTASNLWTIAKYKEADPEVSEYGTRGWETPIGKTFVVGVELKF
- a CDS encoding RagB/SusD family nutrient uptake outer membrane protein, which translates into the protein MKKIYHLLALVILGAFTFTSCDDFLDMQPTNSGNAEGAVGTVADAQVVINGVMSAMTSSSYYGRNLFMYGDAKGGDLTIFAAGRGLDAFYTFNHTSNSNTYSGFWSRGYYCILQVNTLLSNIEKLEESGSMEDFSEAKGQALTLRALFYFDLVRLYGLPYNYNKTSYGVPNVTEPLTVNAQPTRATVEENYRQILQDLSDGAALLAKKKTKQSGYADYYTNIALQARVKLYMEDYDGALNAAWEIIESGVYKLYEPADWTASWSKQFGSESIFELGITTEESDLGTSSLGFYLMRYGQLKNAMGWYLASDYFLNRLGEDETDVRWGIMDNDEYWVDNEIERKGACYKYMGSTTLAGDGKATNTAVNIKIIRLSEIYLIAAEAALHSTKQEAGADAAAGYLNEIRRRSPGLAPATAATITDDMILDERSKELFGEGQRFFDMMRMGRTIEFNDDFQDIPVSHRGKTIDRTFEKIVLPISQDEINANPALENQQNPGY